A genomic stretch from Telopea speciosissima isolate NSW1024214 ecotype Mountain lineage chromosome 7, Tspe_v1, whole genome shotgun sequence includes:
- the LOC122668529 gene encoding uncharacterized protein LOC122668529: MAMARDNAAVPSMEITDWGGPIRESLLQILDEGDKANGDALGEEITEGAQSNLKEISTKGKKISGSTILRGPILEVYALNSLEGRMELWRELTDIATGVVELWAVMGDFNTGWLTENGEGNFTLGIITKVVLAESAANWTESLLIMLGWTSCISRKLTSFGLEYLTTARNSGPKPFRFFDAWTHHKDYDEVVKRGWLKVVNVNSNPILRFVTKLKNVKSELKCWNKEGIGEVFKNVKDAELDLGRIQHHLSLDPLDDSLAILEKEAKGKLWAALQMEERFLKEKSRVRWLELGDGNNNFFHKSMQSRHNRNHILEVMDQTGNTLTNPKAIKEEAVLFYKKLFGSDYTDLGSCPPSIPLSGVVSESQNLELGKEVNGEEVKRVVFSLKDSKAPGPDGFGAGFYKHSWVIIGEELTNAVQLFFTNSFMPHSINATFINLVPKSGDVSTFAGFRPIALCNLLYKIITKILSNRIQHVIGSVVSHNQSAFIKGRPIVDNILVCHDIVRGIEQKAASPTAVLKVDLHKAYESLSRKFLFDVMGRMGFSDKFIGWVKACVTTPMFSVLINGSPVGFFGGGRGIRQGDPLSPYLFTLAMEAFSGIMRRLEIDGQIKLLPRCKSFHLSHLIFADDLMIFVKGNCDSISASLGGLDEFAALFGLQLNKSKSSIILGGLIQASSLELLDLTGFSKTKLPIRYLRVPLVFGRLSMKDCSPILDLVRQKLEGWKTRFLSYAGRLQLFSSVLQGSYIYWAGIFGLPGNVITKLESMFSNFLWSGPSLERKTHFISWDAQDRLWVNWVQQRYLKQESLWTVKGLNNCSWVWRKVLKYRDKALPFIKTIIGDGSATKLWLDNWHPFGVLLSRFGNRICYDAGSYSLAARHACVKEIIRDGDWHPGPSTSFDLIDIWRALPAIEKFHDEVPDLTVWTGNSSGNFSSKSAWNAIRTRAARIDWSEAVWFEGSIKSHSFIAWRCLSDALPTRDNLIHRHIPTPHHCVFCWVGTERRNHLFFGCPFTNDIWKNIYDFCFHDGATPSNAIDAAISVRYVAGRAGKLGLVIKLAFCATIKHIWSERNQI; encoded by the exons ATGGCTATGGCAAGAGATAATGCAGCAGTTCCTTCTATGGAAATTACAGATTGGGGGGGCCCCATTAGGGAATCCTTGTTGCAAATCCTAGATGAGGGTGACAAAGCTAATGGAGATGCTCTAGGAGAGGAAATTACAGAAGGAGCCCAATCAAATCTGAAAGAGATCTCcaccaagggaaagaaaatttcGGGCAGCACTATTCTAAGGGGTCCAATTTTAGAAG TGTATGCTCTTAATTCCCTAGAAGGTCGGATGGAACTTTGGAGGGAGCTAACTGATATTGCTACAGGAGTGGTTGAACTGTGGGCTGTCATGGGAGATTTCAATACG GGCTGGCTGACCGAAAATGGAGAGGGGAATTTTACACTTGGAATAATAACCAAAGTGGTACTCGCAGAATCTGCTGCAAATTGGACCGAGTCCTTGTTAATAATGCTTGGCTGGACAAGTTGCATTTCTCGGAAGCTCACTTCCTTTGGCCTGGAATATCTGACCACAGCCCGAAATTCTGGACCTAAACCGTTCAGGTTTTTTGATGCTTGGACCCATCATAAGGACTATGACGAAGTAGTTAAAAGGGGCTGGCTGAAGGTTGTAAATGTCAACTCTAATCCTATTTTGCGCTTTGTGACGAAGCTAAAGAATGTGAAATCTGAACTTAAATGCTGGAATAAGGAGGGCATTGGAGAAGTCTTCAAAAATGTTAAGGATGCAGAACTCGATCTTGGCCGAATTCAGCATCACCTTTCCCTTGATCCCCTTGATGATTCCCTTGCTATCTTGGAAAAAGAAGCTAAAGGCAAGCTATGggctgcattacaaatggaAGAAAGGTTTCTTAAAGAGAAATCCAGGGTTAGGTGGCTAGAGTTGGGGGATGGCAACAACAACTTTTTCCACAAGTCCATGCAAAGTAGGCACAATAGAAATCATATCTTGGAGGTCATGGACCAGACTGGAAATACTTTGACCAACCCTAAGGCTATCAAAGAGGAGGCGGTTCTTTTCTATAAGAAGCTGTTCGGGTCGGACTACACTGATTTGGGCTCCTGCCCCCCCTCGATTCCCCTCTCGGGGGTGGTCTCTGAATCCCAGAATTTGGAACTTGGCAAGGAGGTTAATGGAGAGGAGGTTAAAAGAGTTGTGTTCAGTTTAAAAGACTCTAAAGCCCCAGGGCCTGATGGTTTCGGGGCTGGCTTTTATAAGCACTCTTGGGTGATCATTGGTGAGGAGCTAACGAATGCTGTCCAATTGTTCTTTACGAATTCCTTCATGCCCCATTCtattaatgctacttttatcaATTTGGTGCCAAAGTCTGGGGATGTCTCCACTTTTGCGGGGTTTCGGCCTATTGCTTTATGCAACCTCCTATATAAGATCATCACAAAAATCCTCTCTAATAGGATCCAGCATGTTATTGGGAGTGTGGTTAGTCATAATCAGTCGGCATTCATCAAGGGCAGGCCTATTGTTGACAATATCCTTGTCTGCCATGATATTGTGCGTGGTATCGAACAAAAAGCCGCTAGTCCTACTGCAGTTTTGAAGGTGGATCTTCACAAGGCCTATGAATCTCTTAGTaggaaatttttgtttgatgtgaTGGGAAGAATGGGGTTCTCTGACAAGTTTATAGGGTGGGTGAAAGCTTGTGTGACCACTCCTATGTTCTCTGTCCTTATTAATGGCAGCCCAGTGGGTTTCTTCGGTGGAGGGAGAGGGATTCGACAAGGTGATCCACTGTCCCCCTACCTCTTCACCCTTGCAATGGAGGCTTTTTCTGGAATTATGCGAAGGCTTGAGATTGATGGTCAGATTAAGCTGCTACCCCGTTGTAAATCGTTCCACCTTTCCCACCTCATTTTTGCGgatgatcttatgatttttgtgaaggggaACTGTGATTCGATTTCAGCTAGTTTGGGGGGTCTTGATGAGTTTGCTGCCCTCTTCGGGCTTCAACTTAATAaatctaagtcctctattatatTAGGTGGCCTTATCCAAGCTAGCAGTCTGGAACTTTTGGATTTAACGGGTTTTTCGAAAACCAAGCTGCCTATTAGGTACCTTAGAGTTCCTCTTGTGTTTGGCAGGTTATCCATGAAAGATTGTAGCCCCATCTTGGATCTAGTTCGTCAAAAATTGGAGGGGTGGAAGACTAGATTCCTCTCTTATGCTGGTCGTCTTCAACTCTTTTCTTCAGTTCTGCAAGGTAGCTACATTTACTGGGCAGGGATCTTTGGCCTTCCAGGAAATGTTATCACCAAACTGGAGTCTATGttctctaatttcctttggtcaGGCCCCTCCCTTGAGAGGAAAACCCAttttatttcttgggatgcg caAGATCGGCTTTGGGTTAATTGGGTACAACAAAGATACCTCAAGCAAGAGTCTCTTTGGACAGTCAAGGGTCTCAATAACTGctcttgggtctggcgtaaAGTCTTGAAGTACAGAGATAAAGCCCTTCCCTTCATCAAAACTATTATTGGGGATGGGTCTGCTACaaagctttggcttgataattggcacccgtttggagttcttttGAGCAGATTTGGTAATAGGATTTGCTATGATGCAGGCTCTTATTCCCTTGCTGCCCGTCATGCTTGTGTCAAGGAGATTATCCGTGATGGAGATTGGCACCCTGGTCCCTCTACATCTTTCGATCtcattgatatttggagggccCTTCCAGCCATTGAAAAATTTCATGATGAGGTTCCGGATTTGACAGTGTGGACTGGTAACTCATCGGGTAATTTCTCTTCCAAATCAGCCTGGAATGCTATCCGCACAAGAGCTGCCCGTATTGATTGGAGCGAAGCTGTTTGGTTTGAAGGGAGTATAAAGTCCCATTCCTTTATAGCCTGGAGATGCCTTTCGGATGCCCTCCCCACTAGGGACAACCTCATTCATAGACACATTCCGACTCCTCATCATTGCGTGTTTTGTTGGGTTGGAACTGAAAGAAGGAATCATCTCTTCTTCGGGTGCCCTTTTACTAATGATATTTGGAAAAATATTTATGACTTCTGTTTTCATGATGGGGCCACTCCTAGCAATGCCATTGATGCAGCCATTTCAGTTAGATATGTTGCAGGTAGAGCAGGGAAATTGGGGCTGGTCATAAAGCTTGCTTTCTGTGCCACAATCAAGCATATTTGGTCGGAGAGAAATCAGATCTAA